A window from Dysidea avara chromosome 2, odDysAvar1.4, whole genome shotgun sequence encodes these proteins:
- the LOC136246822 gene encoding uncharacterized protein isoform X1: protein MGFTDDGKKEYIEQELKNYPDKIEKLCSYFDNNTRINSICYIPVIMTILVYTFKAIEELPSDQAELYKRFITFVISRYVEKLDFPKPKILRLENLPELYKDYMIELSKFAFETLKRNMIVFTQEDIENWCPKLSSMNNDFQGLGLLKSTQYFSMKKIDDCVSYNFLHLSIQEFLAAYYINSLNPCQQFVLLKSTLFAKNYVNTWVMFAGLSKCAMFKVYDYFIYMELLDVKFKNKLDSIDNKHDPVSIFSLLIDHYTVNHFTDRLQVFCFGDGEVIVDDKNLPSDMDDFNKLTFNRLYLSMHHVCKTPDELMEMFVVDKNTQEVLYDKVESVLKTNNQLSVAIVSVSSFTGYRATKQQICDGFKMNNRVTDSLLLTNSSIDNETAQVISRCIKNSTMTLVLFDGCIISCAGAKLILDAMSSVTSLQVVIFINMPFNELIAGEMESVIASTTKLQVLKLYNCDFHTIATRIITALTNISSLTMLDLANNYLPCDVHDGLKTVIRVNNKLQKLWLAKTNLQHHGILVTSALSEITTLTELDLTNNSMPGEVAIPLAAAINSNRSLEVLLISNNNLQSYGIITIAHPLSKLLTLKVLHIGNNKLTCEAAGAIASVILSNIQLEKLHLHDNFLGTGVREIANALKNISELKELNLNNNQIPESVSDDLAGAILSNDFLQMFTVGNNYLKTNGVKTIAQALSRKKMLRTLNLHNNQVTEEASDVIGLAISSNSGLKQLYLGCNKLGTGVVKILVALSNISTLEILDLSYNNMSAEMAAKLATVLSCNFTLKDLRLNGNRLATSGITTVAKSLSNIATLKKLNVADNLITEEAVDAITSLLTSNKGLEELYIGCNEFKLGLMKLILNLKGNTSLKTLMLNNNNDDASGVLHVVEHVSEIATDNSYSLEKLSLANNNLRICALTILSSFCMVTTLLKLDLSGNYMPEEVAVALSVVISNNCSLEVLNLSNNNLQTSGAITISESLIKLSTLKVLTIGNNKITHKAADSIASVILNNVQLEKLYLQNNYIGTGVKVIANALRRISTLRELNIDNNCIPESVADDLAGAILSNNSLCVINLMSNALKTNGIIKLS, encoded by the coding sequence ATGGGGTTTACTGATGATGGTAAGAAAGAATACATTGAGCAAGAATTGAAAAATTACCCTGATAAAATAGAAAAGCTGTGTTCTTACTTTGATAATAACACAAGAATCAATAGTATTTGCTACATACCTGTGATAATGACAATTCTGGTATATACCTTTAAAGCAATTGAAGAATTACCATCTGATCAAGCTGAACTGTATAAAAGGtttattacttttgtaatttCTCGTTATGTAGAAAAACTTGATTTTCCAAAACCTAAAATATTACGCTTAGAGAATTTACCAGAATTATATAAAGATTACATGATAGAATTGTCAAAATTTGCTTTTGAAACTCTGAAAAGGAATATGATAGTTTTTACTCAAGAAGACATAGAAAATTGGTGTCCTAAATTGTCATCAATGAACAATGACTTCCAAGGTTTAGGTTTACTAAAGTCCACGCAATATTTCAGTATGAAGAAGATCGATGATTGTGTTTCATACAATTTTCTTCATTTGTCTATTCAAGAGTTTTTAGCAGCATATTATATCAACTCTTTAAACCCTTGTCAGCAATTTGTATTACTTAAGAGTACCTTGTTTGCAAAGAATTATGTGAACACTTGGGTTATGTTTGCAGGCTTAAGCAAATGTGCAATGTTTAAGGTTTATGATTACTTTATTTACATGGAACTGTTAGATGTCAAATTTAAAAACAAGCTAGATTCTATTGATAACAAGCATGATCCAGTAAGCATCTTTTCTTTGTTGATAGATCATTATACTGTTAACCATTTTACTGACAGGTTGCAGGTATTTTGTTTTGGAGACGGTGAAGTTATAGTTGATGACAAAAACTTACCAAGTGATATGGATGACTTTAATAAACTTACATTTAATAGATTGTACTTGTCAATGCATCATGTGTGTAAAACCCCTGATGAGTTaatggaaatgtttgtagttgataAAAACACTCAAGAAGTTCTATATGATAAAGTTGAATCAGTGTTAAAGACAAATAATCAACTGTCAGTAGCTATTGTATCTGTGTCCTCATTCACTGGATATAGAGCAACAAAACAACAGATATGTGATGGGTTTAAAATGAATAATAGAGTGACTGATTCTCTACTGCTTACAAACAGTTCGATAGATAATGAAACAGCACAAGTGATTTCACGTTGTATTAAAAATAGTACCATGACACTTGTATTGTTTGATGGCTGCATCATTAGCTGTGCTGGTGCTAAACTAATACTTGATGCAATGAGCTCTGTTACTAGTTTACAAGTAGTCATATTTATTAATATGCCCTTTAATGAATTAATAGCTGGAGAAATGGAATCTGTTATTGCCAGTACCACCAAATTACAAGTCTTGAAGTTATATAATTGTGACTTTCACACAATAGCAACAAGGATCATTACTGCTCTTACAAACATTTCTAGTCTTACAATGTTAGATCTGGCTAATAACTATTTACCATGTGATGTACATGATGGTCTAAAAACTGTTATTCGTGTCAACAATAAATTGCAAAAGTTATGGCTGGCAAAAACTAACTTGCAACATCATGGAATTTTAGTAACATCTGCCTTATCTGAGATCACAACACTTACAGAGTTGGATTTAACTAATAACTCCATGCCTGGAGAAGTAGCCATTCCTTTAGCAGCTGCAATTAATAGTAACCGTTCCTTGGAAGTACTATTAATATCTAACAATAACCTACAGAGTTATGGAATAATTACCATCGCACATCCACTTAGTAAGCTGTTGACACTGAAAGTGCTCCATATAGGTAACAATAAACTTACTTGTGAAGCTGCAGGTGCGATAGCATCTGTAATACTGAGCAATATCCAGTTGGAAAAGCTTCATCTCCATGACAACTTTCTTGGAACAGGTGTCAGAGAAATAGCAAATGCACTTAAGAATATTTCTGAACTGAAGGAGCTAAATCTTAATAATAACCAAATACCAGAAAGTGTTTCTGATGATTTAGCTGGTGCTATCTTAAGTAATGATTTTTTGCAGATGTTTACTGTTGGTAACAACTATTTAAAGACAAATGGAGTTAAAACAATTGCACAAGCATTGAGCAGAAAGAAAATGTTGAGAACACTCAATCTTCACAATAATCAAGTCACTGAAGAAGCTTCTGATGTCATTGGGCTTGCAATATCAAGTAATTCTGGATTAAAgcaactataccttggttgtaACAAACTTGGAACTGGAGTAGTGAAGATACTGGTAGCTTTGAGTAACATATCAACACTTGAAATATTGGATCTTAGTTATAATAACATGTCAGCAGAAATGGCTGCAAAATTAGCCACTGTTCTTTCATGTAATTTCACTCTAAAAGATTTGAGATTAAATGGAAACAGACTAGCAACAAGTGGTATTACAACAGTGGCAAAATCTTTAAGTAACATTGCAACACTTAAGAAACTTAATGTTGCTGATAACTTAATCACTGAGGAGGCGGTAGATGCTATAACATCATTATTAACTAGTAATAAAGGATTAGAAGAATTATATATTGGTTGCAATGAGTTTAAGCTGGGTCTAATGAAGTTGATATTAAATTTAAAAGGTAACACATCACTAAAAACATTGATgctgaataataataatgatgatgcATCAGGTGTACTACATGTAGTTGAGCATGTATCAGAAATTGCTACTGACAACAGCTATAGTTTAGAAAAACTATCTTTAGCAAACAATAATTTGAGAATATGCGCATTGACGATTCTGAGTTCATTTTGTATGGTCACGACACTATTAAAGTTGGATTTATCTGGCAATTATATGCCAGAAGAAGTAGCAGTTGCTTTATCAGTAGTTATTAGTAATAACTGTTCTTTAGAAGTTCTGAATTTATCGAACAATAATCTACAGACAAGTGGAGCAATCACGATTTCAGAGTCACTAATTAAGCTGTCAACATTAAAAGTACTAACTATTGGTAATAATAAAATTACCCACAAGGCTGCAGACAGTATAGCATCTGTAATACTAAACAATGTCCAGTTGGAAAAACTGTACCTCCAGAACAATTATATTGGAACAGGTGTCAAAGTAATAGCAAATGCACTTAGGAGAATTTCAACCCTCAGAGAGTTAAATATTGATAATAACTGTATACCAGAAAGTGTTGCTGATGATTTAGCGGGAGCAATATTAAGTAACAACTCATTGTGTGTCATTAATTTAATGAGCAATGCTCTTAAAACTAATGGAATTATAAAACTTTCATAG
- the LOC136246822 gene encoding ribonuclease inhibitor-like isoform X2, with amino-acid sequence MIQLQVFCFGDGEVIVDDKNLPSDMDDFNKLTFNRLYLSMHHVCKTPDELMEMFVVDKNTQEVLYDKVESVLKTNNQLSVAIVSVSSFTGYRATKQQICDGFKMNNRVTDSLLLTNSSIDNETAQVISRCIKNSTMTLVLFDGCIISCAGAKLILDAMSSVTSLQVVIFINMPFNELIAGEMESVIASTTKLQVLKLYNCDFHTIATRIITALTNISSLTMLDLANNYLPCDVHDGLKTVIRVNNKLQKLWLAKTNLQHHGILVTSALSEITTLTELDLTNNSMPGEVAIPLAAAINSNRSLEVLLISNNNLQSYGIITIAHPLSKLLTLKVLHIGNNKLTCEAAGAIASVILSNIQLEKLHLHDNFLGTGVREIANALKNISELKELNLNNNQIPESVSDDLAGAILSNDFLQMFTVGNNYLKTNGVKTIAQALSRKKMLRTLNLHNNQVTEEASDVIGLAISSNSGLKQLYLGCNKLGTGVVKILVALSNISTLEILDLSYNNMSAEMAAKLATVLSCNFTLKDLRLNGNRLATSGITTVAKSLSNIATLKKLNVADNLITEEAVDAITSLLTSNKGLEELYIGCNEFKLGLMKLILNLKGNTSLKTLMLNNNNDDASGVLHVVEHVSEIATDNSYSLEKLSLANNNLRICALTILSSFCMVTTLLKLDLSGNYMPEEVAVALSVVISNNCSLEVLNLSNNNLQTSGAITISESLIKLSTLKVLTIGNNKITHKAADSIASVILNNVQLEKLYLQNNYIGTGVKVIANALRRISTLRELNIDNNCIPESVADDLAGAILSNNSLCVINLMSNALKTNGIIKLS; translated from the exons ATGATCCA GTTGCAGGTATTTTGTTTTGGAGACGGTGAAGTTATAGTTGATGACAAAAACTTACCAAGTGATATGGATGACTTTAATAAACTTACATTTAATAGATTGTACTTGTCAATGCATCATGTGTGTAAAACCCCTGATGAGTTaatggaaatgtttgtagttgataAAAACACTCAAGAAGTTCTATATGATAAAGTTGAATCAGTGTTAAAGACAAATAATCAACTGTCAGTAGCTATTGTATCTGTGTCCTCATTCACTGGATATAGAGCAACAAAACAACAGATATGTGATGGGTTTAAAATGAATAATAGAGTGACTGATTCTCTACTGCTTACAAACAGTTCGATAGATAATGAAACAGCACAAGTGATTTCACGTTGTATTAAAAATAGTACCATGACACTTGTATTGTTTGATGGCTGCATCATTAGCTGTGCTGGTGCTAAACTAATACTTGATGCAATGAGCTCTGTTACTAGTTTACAAGTAGTCATATTTATTAATATGCCCTTTAATGAATTAATAGCTGGAGAAATGGAATCTGTTATTGCCAGTACCACCAAATTACAAGTCTTGAAGTTATATAATTGTGACTTTCACACAATAGCAACAAGGATCATTACTGCTCTTACAAACATTTCTAGTCTTACAATGTTAGATCTGGCTAATAACTATTTACCATGTGATGTACATGATGGTCTAAAAACTGTTATTCGTGTCAACAATAAATTGCAAAAGTTATGGCTGGCAAAAACTAACTTGCAACATCATGGAATTTTAGTAACATCTGCCTTATCTGAGATCACAACACTTACAGAGTTGGATTTAACTAATAACTCCATGCCTGGAGAAGTAGCCATTCCTTTAGCAGCTGCAATTAATAGTAACCGTTCCTTGGAAGTACTATTAATATCTAACAATAACCTACAGAGTTATGGAATAATTACCATCGCACATCCACTTAGTAAGCTGTTGACACTGAAAGTGCTCCATATAGGTAACAATAAACTTACTTGTGAAGCTGCAGGTGCGATAGCATCTGTAATACTGAGCAATATCCAGTTGGAAAAGCTTCATCTCCATGACAACTTTCTTGGAACAGGTGTCAGAGAAATAGCAAATGCACTTAAGAATATTTCTGAACTGAAGGAGCTAAATCTTAATAATAACCAAATACCAGAAAGTGTTTCTGATGATTTAGCTGGTGCTATCTTAAGTAATGATTTTTTGCAGATGTTTACTGTTGGTAACAACTATTTAAAGACAAATGGAGTTAAAACAATTGCACAAGCATTGAGCAGAAAGAAAATGTTGAGAACACTCAATCTTCACAATAATCAAGTCACTGAAGAAGCTTCTGATGTCATTGGGCTTGCAATATCAAGTAATTCTGGATTAAAgcaactataccttggttgtaACAAACTTGGAACTGGAGTAGTGAAGATACTGGTAGCTTTGAGTAACATATCAACACTTGAAATATTGGATCTTAGTTATAATAACATGTCAGCAGAAATGGCTGCAAAATTAGCCACTGTTCTTTCATGTAATTTCACTCTAAAAGATTTGAGATTAAATGGAAACAGACTAGCAACAAGTGGTATTACAACAGTGGCAAAATCTTTAAGTAACATTGCAACACTTAAGAAACTTAATGTTGCTGATAACTTAATCACTGAGGAGGCGGTAGATGCTATAACATCATTATTAACTAGTAATAAAGGATTAGAAGAATTATATATTGGTTGCAATGAGTTTAAGCTGGGTCTAATGAAGTTGATATTAAATTTAAAAGGTAACACATCACTAAAAACATTGATgctgaataataataatgatgatgcATCAGGTGTACTACATGTAGTTGAGCATGTATCAGAAATTGCTACTGACAACAGCTATAGTTTAGAAAAACTATCTTTAGCAAACAATAATTTGAGAATATGCGCATTGACGATTCTGAGTTCATTTTGTATGGTCACGACACTATTAAAGTTGGATTTATCTGGCAATTATATGCCAGAAGAAGTAGCAGTTGCTTTATCAGTAGTTATTAGTAATAACTGTTCTTTAGAAGTTCTGAATTTATCGAACAATAATCTACAGACAAGTGGAGCAATCACGATTTCAGAGTCACTAATTAAGCTGTCAACATTAAAAGTACTAACTATTGGTAATAATAAAATTACCCACAAGGCTGCAGACAGTATAGCATCTGTAATACTAAACAATGTCCAGTTGGAAAAACTGTACCTCCAGAACAATTATATTGGAACAGGTGTCAAAGTAATAGCAAATGCACTTAGGAGAATTTCAACCCTCAGAGAGTTAAATATTGATAATAACTGTATACCAGAAAGTGTTGCTGATGATTTAGCGGGAGCAATATTAAGTAACAACTCATTGTGTGTCATTAATTTAATGAGCAATGCTCTTAAAACTAATGGAATTATAAAACTTTCATAG